The following coding sequences lie in one Tichowtungia aerotolerans genomic window:
- the rlmN gene encoding 23S rRNA (adenine(2503)-C(2))-methyltransferase RlmN, which translates to MSVRMNSPYNIQTLEKLIRDPSQRKKFLNAYLKKALPPEECAELLPGGVQCLEKMGADSACLEIVERHDSQIDGASKLVFQTRDKHRIEAVVLRIASGRTSLCISSQIGCAAGCGFCATGKLGFIRNLTSQEMLDQVLLARRLLREEGRMLRNVVVMGMGEPLHNEENLFQCLEILRDPLFFNLSENHLLVSTVGIPDAMVRFAERFPKIRLALSLHSARQEVRETLMPVAKIQTLEKLRAVFPILGNTSGFMVEYLMLKGINDGPKDLEALKEFLSGTDAHINLIQFNAHPGAEFQPVSKEEREAFGEQLRAAGFKTTLRYSLGDDIAAACGQLAGK; encoded by the coding sequence ATGTCTGTTCGGATGAACTCTCCTTACAACATCCAAACCTTGGAAAAACTGATCCGCGATCCATCGCAGCGGAAAAAGTTTCTCAATGCCTACCTCAAAAAAGCACTGCCGCCGGAAGAATGCGCAGAACTGCTCCCCGGCGGAGTCCAATGTCTGGAAAAAATGGGTGCTGACTCAGCCTGTTTGGAAATTGTGGAGAGACATGATTCCCAAATAGACGGCGCATCCAAGCTGGTTTTTCAAACCCGGGATAAACACCGCATTGAAGCAGTGGTTTTGCGGATTGCTAGCGGACGGACGAGTCTTTGTATTTCCTCGCAGATCGGCTGTGCCGCCGGCTGTGGATTTTGTGCGACCGGCAAGCTGGGCTTTATCCGGAATCTGACCTCGCAAGAAATGCTCGACCAGGTTCTGCTCGCCAGGCGGCTGTTGCGCGAAGAGGGACGGATGCTCCGCAACGTGGTGGTAATGGGGATGGGCGAGCCGCTGCATAACGAAGAGAATCTTTTTCAATGCCTGGAAATTCTGCGCGACCCGCTTTTCTTTAATTTGTCGGAAAACCATCTGTTGGTTTCCACCGTCGGCATTCCTGATGCCATGGTGCGCTTTGCAGAACGATTCCCCAAAATCCGTCTTGCACTCAGCCTGCACAGCGCTCGTCAGGAGGTGCGCGAAACGCTCATGCCGGTTGCAAAAATCCAAACCCTGGAAAAACTGAGAGCGGTTTTTCCAATCCTTGGAAACACGTCAGGCTTTATGGTCGAGTATCTGATGCTTAAAGGCATCAACGATGGCCCGAAAGATCTGGAAGCGCTCAAAGAATTTCTGAGCGGTACGGACGCGCATATCAACCTGATTCAGTTTAACGCTCATCCTGGAGCGGAGTTCCAGCCGGTATCCAAAGAGGAGCGCGAAGCGTTTGGTGAACAGCTTCGCGCAGCCGGGTTTAAAACTACGCTGCGTTATTCCCTCGGCGACGACATCGCCGCCGCCTGCGGCCAGCTGGCGGGGAAATAA
- a CDS encoding vWA domain-containing protein, producing the protein MWKLKRSKSSNPAGSLKKKTIAASTEAAAISIGIHALLIILAGSIVAIKYVQKRDASFSGENVSRPKLERRQLQMPVKVQNLQKKSRRPKVTTRMASVSQASFSLPDMMGMGDLGSAGFDRSGGADRSLSSMGSAGSLGFGVSGVNFFGAKSKGEKMVFILDANKLMVEDRKGGYFTYKFAKDRLIEMINGMSSATLFNVMVYSGNTTVMFRSKLVPATPENREAVKQWIAPLNSTPSVVARLNRLPGTYREPRKYEDSPLYHLFGWVRPIQAAMEQRADNIFVLCSGYGIPRPSKEFLLKKYDVDSEEEWLESRGWGADRVAGYERKRAEILARARQKLAEENRARQAGGQPPKIVQDWWYYIRNELKWDWQSMPHLYELAPNNIVEPDWVIEHFEAVCRFNYAPQKLPNPAIHIVKLIAEDGTPIEPPGNEGCAYRFVSLKKIPRAFKGRFELLKGAKTMEDILKNNDLSDD; encoded by the coding sequence ATGTGGAAATTAAAACGATCAAAATCAAGTAATCCTGCCGGTTCTCTGAAAAAGAAGACTATCGCGGCGTCAACGGAAGCTGCAGCAATCAGTATTGGAATTCATGCTTTGCTGATTATTCTGGCAGGTTCTATTGTTGCCATTAAATATGTGCAGAAACGCGATGCCTCTTTTTCCGGAGAAAATGTAAGCCGTCCGAAGCTGGAGCGTCGTCAGCTGCAGATGCCGGTCAAGGTGCAGAACCTCCAGAAAAAAAGCCGGCGCCCCAAGGTCACCACCCGTATGGCCAGTGTGTCGCAGGCATCCTTCTCTTTGCCGGATATGATGGGAATGGGCGATCTCGGATCCGCCGGTTTCGATCGTTCGGGAGGGGCAGACCGCAGTCTCAGCAGTATGGGATCTGCAGGCAGTCTCGGATTCGGAGTTTCCGGAGTGAACTTCTTCGGAGCCAAATCCAAGGGCGAGAAAATGGTTTTCATTCTCGATGCAAACAAGCTGATGGTGGAAGACCGCAAAGGTGGATATTTTACTTATAAATTCGCGAAGGACCGCTTGATTGAAATGATCAATGGGATGAGTTCGGCAACGCTTTTCAATGTGATGGTTTATTCCGGAAACACAACAGTGATGTTTCGCTCGAAACTGGTTCCGGCTACGCCGGAAAATCGCGAAGCTGTAAAACAATGGATTGCACCGCTCAATAGCACGCCTTCGGTGGTTGCCAGGCTGAATCGGCTTCCCGGAACGTACCGTGAACCCCGAAAGTATGAGGATTCTCCGCTGTATCATTTGTTTGGCTGGGTACGTCCAATTCAGGCGGCTATGGAGCAACGGGCAGATAATATTTTTGTTTTGTGCAGCGGATACGGAATCCCGCGTCCGTCCAAAGAGTTTTTGCTGAAAAAGTATGATGTTGACAGCGAAGAAGAATGGCTCGAATCACGCGGGTGGGGAGCCGACCGGGTGGCTGGTTATGAGCGGAAACGTGCAGAGATTCTGGCCAGAGCCAGGCAGAAACTGGCTGAAGAAAACCGTGCGCGGCAGGCAGGTGGCCAGCCTCCGAAAATCGTGCAGGACTGGTGGTATTATATACGGAATGAGCTGAAATGGGATTGGCAGAGCATGCCGCATCTCTATGAGCTGGCCCCGAATAATATTGTTGAGCCGGATTGGGTGATTGAACACTTTGAGGCAGTTTGCCGGTTCAACTATGCTCCGCAAAAACTGCCCAACCCTGCCATTCATATCGTGAAGCTGATTGCTGAAGACGGCACTCCTATTGAACCCCCGGGGAACGAGGGTTGTGCATATCGTTTTGTTTCATTGAAGAAGATCCCCAGGGCATTTAAAGGCCGGTTTGAGCTCTTGAAGGGAGCCAAAACCATGGAAGATATTCTTAAAAACAATGATTTGTCGGACGATTAG
- a CDS encoding LptF/LptG family permease, with product MKILTKYLLKSLIWPLFYCLLGFSLLFIINDLFDNFSDFLGSDIRPSEILYYYVLLLPPALVLILPACLLLAMLYSLSQLTRHSEITAMRAGGVSIYRIIMPFIGVGLLATLVCFLINEKIAPNAGYRAEQFRNYQTGGRLDETFFAENIALKDGGNDWYVQRMDTRDQSLYNVRLVQPLADGSGEIKYEAEKALWLDGTWWFMNATVQRYDEHGDLAGAPEMIMQKEMYTLTETPQTFMSEVKEPRYLSSREMKRYLESKKMISDSSRSRLLVDLHARLATPLVCFIVTLIGVPVGAHTGRRGAFAGIMIAMSLFFVFYALQLLSQYIAKQELMPAFLGGWLPVILFVVITPFMIYRMR from the coding sequence ATGAAAATTCTGACCAAATATCTGCTTAAAAGCCTGATCTGGCCACTGTTCTACTGTCTGCTCGGATTTTCCCTGCTTTTTATCATTAATGACCTGTTTGATAACTTCAGCGATTTTCTCGGCAGCGACATCCGGCCGTCTGAGATCCTTTATTACTACGTTTTGTTGCTGCCTCCCGCATTAGTGCTGATTTTGCCTGCCTGCCTGCTGCTGGCAATGCTCTACAGTCTGTCTCAGCTCACTCGCCACAGCGAAATCACCGCTATGCGCGCCGGAGGTGTCAGCATTTACCGCATTATCATGCCGTTTATCGGCGTCGGACTGCTCGCCACGCTGGTTTGCTTCCTGATCAATGAAAAAATCGCTCCGAATGCCGGATACCGCGCAGAGCAGTTCCGCAACTACCAAACAGGTGGCCGGCTTGATGAAACCTTTTTTGCCGAAAATATTGCTTTGAAAGACGGCGGAAACGACTGGTATGTCCAGCGCATGGATACCCGCGATCAGTCTCTTTATAACGTACGGCTTGTTCAGCCGCTCGCCGACGGATCCGGCGAAATAAAATATGAAGCCGAAAAAGCCCTGTGGCTTGATGGAACCTGGTGGTTCATGAATGCCACAGTGCAGCGCTACGACGAACATGGCGACTTGGCGGGAGCGCCCGAAATGATCATGCAGAAAGAGATGTACACTCTGACTGAAACTCCGCAAACCTTCATGAGCGAAGTCAAAGAACCGCGTTATCTCTCCTCCCGGGAAATGAAGCGTTACCTTGAGTCTAAAAAAATGATTTCCGACAGCTCCCGTTCCCGGTTGCTTGTCGATCTGCACGCCCGGCTGGCGACACCGCTCGTTTGTTTCATTGTAACCCTCATCGGGGTTCCTGTCGGTGCGCATACCGGCCGGCGCGGCGCCTTTGCCGGCATCATGATCGCCATGTCGCTTTTCTTTGTTTTCTATGCACTGCAGCTGCTCTCGCAGTATATCGCCAAGCAGGAACTTATGCCCGCTTTTCTTGGTGGATGGCTTCCCGTCATCCTGTTCGTTGTCATCACGCCCTTTATGATTTACCGCATGCGCTAA
- a CDS encoding MotA/TolQ/ExbB proton channel family protein, with protein sequence MKKSYFKTAVMLVMLVMFVGVLVSANAQEAAEATGEAVQKTTFMELLKQGGWSMWPLGLFSSAMLYFIIRNIMLLRQKSLLRADLKEDIEAKLSKRDVAGAREICQNNPSLMTSVLDAGLERINENDYDPAHIAEAIEEAGNEQMVSFMKPINYLSIIGGTAPMLGLLGTVSGMIKAFQSIAAGGMGKPEVLAGNIGEALITTATGLVIAIPAMIAYFIFKNNFIKNMSTMGRMVSHFMSVYRNAVR encoded by the coding sequence ATGAAGAAGTCATATTTTAAAACAGCAGTGATGCTGGTAATGCTGGTGATGTTTGTCGGTGTGCTGGTCAGTGCAAATGCGCAGGAAGCGGCCGAGGCGACAGGGGAAGCCGTTCAGAAAACGACGTTCATGGAACTGCTCAAGCAGGGTGGATGGTCCATGTGGCCGCTGGGTCTGTTTTCTTCTGCCATGCTTTATTTCATCATTCGCAACATCATGCTACTTCGTCAGAAAAGCCTGCTGCGTGCTGATCTCAAAGAGGACATTGAAGCAAAACTTTCTAAAAGGGATGTGGCTGGCGCCCGTGAAATCTGTCAGAACAACCCGAGCCTGATGACCTCGGTTCTGGATGCCGGTCTGGAACGTATCAATGAGAATGATTATGATCCGGCTCACATTGCTGAAGCCATTGAAGAAGCCGGTAACGAACAGATGGTTTCTTTCATGAAGCCGATCAACTACCTGTCCATTATCGGTGGAACGGCTCCGATGCTCGGACTGCTCGGTACGGTGTCCGGTATGATTAAGGCCTTCCAGAGCATTGCCGCCGGCGGTATGGGAAAACCGGAAGTGCTTGCCGGAAACATTGGTGAGGCTCTCATTACAACGGCTACCGGTCTGGTTATTGCTATTCCGGCGATGATTGCCTACTTCATTTTCAAAAACAACTTCATCAAGAATATGTCTACAATGGGCCGGATGGTCAGCCATTTCATGAGCGTTTACCGTAACGCTGTACGCTAA
- the zwf gene encoding glucose-6-phosphate dehydrogenase: protein MSLMEVKANEPVTFVIFGATGDLTRRKLLPALYTLFRERALPEQFTIIGFARREYDNEEFCELMGAALREHSRLPADDASLKEFCSHLLYHRGDLSDPAAFQSLNDRFTNDSTLPANRLLYLSISSDMVDQTVHFAHNAGLITPANQTPWTRVIIEKPFGRDLETAKALNQNLLAYLAESQIYRIDHYLGKETVQNILSFRFANTIFEPVFNRTYVDHIQITAAETVGMESGRGAFYDRTGALRDMVANHLFQLLCLVTMEPPDGLNAAAIRAEKMKILHALQPAASMQNRPGGVFGQYAKGDDINAFREEDRVSPDSQTETFVALRMEINNWRWAGVPIYLRTGKRMSKKTTEIAVQFRIPAMQLFQHVACEGDVCDLTGVKPNTLIFRIQPDEGIFLQVSAKRPSMQLVVESVDMDFSYSGKWDKELPEAYERLLLDALRGDPTLFTRSDEVESEWQVIDAIWKATEGQKPVDYAPGSWGPTDADQLIAPFSWRNEQ from the coding sequence ATGTCTTTGATGGAAGTGAAAGCAAATGAACCGGTCACCTTTGTGATTTTTGGAGCCACAGGGGACTTAACGCGCAGAAAGCTGCTGCCTGCCCTCTATACCCTTTTCCGCGAACGGGCACTGCCGGAACAGTTCACCATCATCGGCTTTGCTCGCAGGGAATATGACAACGAAGAATTTTGTGAATTGATGGGGGCCGCCCTGCGCGAGCACAGCCGCCTCCCGGCCGATGATGCATCACTGAAAGAATTCTGCTCTCATTTACTCTATCACCGCGGAGACCTCTCTGATCCTGCCGCTTTCCAGTCCCTGAATGACCGGTTTACCAACGATTCAACCCTGCCTGCCAACCGCCTGCTCTATCTTTCAATTTCCTCAGATATGGTCGATCAGACAGTACATTTTGCACACAATGCAGGCCTGATTACTCCGGCCAATCAAACGCCATGGACACGAGTCATTATTGAAAAACCGTTTGGGCGCGATCTTGAAACCGCCAAGGCGCTGAATCAAAACCTGCTGGCCTACCTTGCGGAGTCTCAAATCTACCGGATCGACCATTACCTCGGAAAAGAAACCGTGCAGAACATCCTTTCTTTCCGCTTTGCCAACACGATTTTCGAACCGGTTTTCAACCGCACCTATGTCGATCATATTCAGATTACCGCCGCAGAAACAGTGGGGATGGAAAGCGGTCGAGGTGCCTTTTATGACCGGACCGGGGCTTTGCGCGACATGGTCGCCAACCATCTGTTCCAGCTGCTTTGTCTGGTGACCATGGAGCCGCCGGACGGCCTGAATGCCGCCGCGATTCGTGCCGAAAAAATGAAGATCCTGCACGCGCTGCAGCCGGCTGCCAGCATGCAGAACCGGCCAGGCGGCGTGTTTGGTCAATATGCCAAAGGTGATGATATCAACGCTTTTCGAGAAGAAGACCGGGTCAGTCCGGACTCGCAGACCGAAACGTTTGTTGCACTGCGAATGGAAATCAACAACTGGCGCTGGGCCGGTGTTCCGATTTATCTGCGCACCGGCAAACGGATGTCGAAAAAAACCACAGAAATCGCAGTTCAGTTCCGGATTCCGGCCATGCAGCTGTTCCAGCATGTGGCCTGCGAAGGCGACGTCTGTGACCTGACCGGTGTTAAACCCAACACCCTGATTTTCCGCATTCAGCCAGACGAAGGAATTTTCCTGCAGGTATCGGCCAAGCGACCCAGTATGCAGCTGGTTGTAGAAAGCGTGGATATGGACTTCTCCTATTCCGGGAAATGGGACAAGGAACTGCCCGAAGCCTACGAACGCCTTCTGCTCGACGCTCTGCGCGGCGATCCCACGCTGTTCACACGTTCCGACGAAGTGGAATCAGAATGGCAGGTAATCGACGCCATATGGAAGGCAACAGAAGGCCAGAAGCCGGTTGACTACGCCCCCGGATCGTGGGGCCCAACGGATGCAGACCAGCTTATTGCTCCGTTCAGCTGGCGAAACGAGCAGTAA
- a CDS encoding ExbD/TolR family protein, with amino-acid sequence MKFKIPMEGGDDDINMAPMIDMVFLLLIFFMVASHLTTLERIPVLLPVADKAKVPKEARDRQLVTIRSVDDSGEEAEIFMNLQIVDLERFTAAIGNLHEANENLQVYLRADRRVKHKHIKKVMEACASAGIVDIIFGTFESGN; translated from the coding sequence ATGAAGTTTAAAATCCCCATGGAGGGTGGCGACGACGATATCAACATGGCTCCCATGATTGATATGGTGTTTCTGTTGCTCATCTTCTTTATGGTTGCATCGCATCTGACAACTCTGGAACGCATTCCGGTGTTGCTTCCAGTTGCTGATAAGGCAAAGGTTCCGAAAGAGGCACGCGACCGCCAGTTGGTAACCATCCGTTCTGTGGATGACAGTGGCGAAGAGGCTGAGATCTTCATGAACCTACAGATTGTCGACCTTGAACGTTTTACTGCGGCAATTGGAAATCTGCATGAGGCGAATGAGAACCTGCAGGTTTACCTGCGGGCGGACCGGCGCGTAAAACACAAGCACATTAAGAAGGTGATGGAGGCCTGTGCCAGTGCCGGCATTGTGGACATTATCTTTGGTACCTTTGAATCCGGGAATTAA
- a CDS encoding ExbD/TolR family protein: MKAWLDDLINEKVELQIAPLIDVVFLLLIYFMVSSSLKRSEADLSMSLPSAVAQTQELKMPDEQIIEVLANGHIVLNDREYTDPNKADLEDLERTLTRYREASALMNTPAMITIAAEDNSLHERVIDVLNACAGAQITSVTFGSAE, encoded by the coding sequence ATGAAAGCCTGGCTTGACGATCTGATTAACGAAAAAGTGGAACTGCAGATTGCTCCGCTCATTGATGTGGTGTTTCTGCTGCTGATCTATTTTATGGTCAGCTCTTCCCTGAAACGTTCCGAGGCTGATTTGAGCATGAGTCTCCCGAGTGCTGTGGCACAGACTCAGGAGCTGAAAATGCCGGATGAGCAGATTATTGAGGTGCTTGCCAATGGTCATATTGTTCTGAATGACCGCGAGTATACGGACCCGAACAAAGCAGACCTTGAGGATCTGGAGCGTACATTGACCCGCTATCGTGAAGCTTCTGCTCTGATGAATACTCCGGCAATGATTACAATCGCTGCTGAAGATAATTCACTCCATGAGCGGGTGATTGATGTGCTGAATGCCTGTGCCGGCGCACAGATTACCAGTGTCACGTTTGGCTCCGCTGAATAA
- a CDS encoding NfeD family protein: protein MKARCIILTVFSLLVFPMPGKTQPQTSNAWESGDLEPSLLQSNKQAVVFQIPIVEQIDPALLYVIRRGVSEASATKADAIIFTMDTPGGRVDITRKILEIIREIDVPVYTFVERDAYSAGAIIALSTKIYMAPGSVIGAATPMLMGPTGGPQELSDDVNEKMKSAVAAMVRTAAEQGGHDPELAEAMVRKDVEYRIGTNVVSKVGELLTLTNSEAEGILSEGTVNDINELLEKIGLKEAEIKKLEVTPAEKVARLIAAIAPILLMLGLGGIYLEIKTPGFGLPGIGGAIALALFFFGHHIAGLAGMEDIVLFVIGIGLLFVEVFVTPGFGILGISGTILILISLLSAMSWQVPGELLPAFSGEGSTIQRALINLALGMAGTIILGAAAGRFLPKSRAVRPLVLEQSTNRESGFSAAHDHSNLLGKEGIAEMNLHPAGRAVFDGERINVITHGEFIEKGSGVKITEAHGNRIVVEKA from the coding sequence ATGAAAGCCCGTTGCATTATTCTGACTGTTTTCTCACTCCTCGTTTTTCCAATGCCTGGAAAAACTCAACCCCAAACTTCCAATGCCTGGGAATCCGGCGACCTCGAACCGAGCTTATTGCAAAGCAATAAGCAGGCGGTGGTCTTTCAAATCCCCATCGTAGAGCAGATTGATCCCGCATTGCTCTACGTAATCCGCCGGGGCGTTTCCGAAGCATCCGCCACAAAAGCCGACGCTATTATTTTCACGATGGATACCCCCGGGGGACGGGTTGACATCACTCGAAAAATACTGGAAATCATTCGGGAAATTGATGTTCCGGTTTATACTTTTGTTGAGCGCGATGCCTACTCGGCCGGAGCAATCATTGCGCTGTCCACAAAGATTTATATGGCACCGGGAAGCGTGATCGGTGCGGCGACTCCCATGCTGATGGGGCCGACCGGAGGACCGCAGGAGCTCAGTGACGACGTCAATGAAAAGATGAAATCCGCCGTGGCCGCAATGGTGCGCACCGCAGCGGAACAGGGAGGCCATGATCCGGAACTGGCGGAAGCCATGGTGCGGAAAGATGTTGAATACAGAATCGGCACGAATGTGGTCAGCAAGGTCGGAGAACTGCTTACTTTGACCAACAGTGAAGCCGAAGGAATCCTTTCCGAAGGAACCGTTAACGATATTAATGAACTGCTGGAGAAGATCGGACTCAAAGAGGCTGAAATCAAAAAGCTGGAAGTGACTCCGGCGGAAAAAGTGGCACGATTAATTGCGGCCATTGCCCCGATCCTGCTGATGCTGGGACTGGGCGGCATTTATCTGGAAATCAAGACGCCGGGATTCGGACTTCCCGGCATCGGCGGAGCGATTGCGCTGGCCCTTTTCTTTTTCGGTCATCATATTGCCGGACTGGCCGGAATGGAGGATATTGTTCTGTTTGTAATCGGCATTGGACTGCTGTTTGTTGAGGTATTCGTCACTCCCGGCTTCGGCATACTCGGGATCAGCGGCACGATACTGATTCTTATCTCCCTGTTAAGCGCCATGAGCTGGCAGGTACCTGGCGAACTGCTGCCTGCATTTTCCGGCGAGGGATCCACGATTCAACGCGCACTGATTAACCTGGCCCTTGGAATGGCCGGAACGATTATTCTAGGGGCAGCCGCCGGACGGTTTCTCCCTAAATCACGCGCCGTACGCCCCTTGGTTCTAGAACAAAGCACCAACAGAGAAAGCGGGTTCAGTGCTGCACATGACCACAGCAATTTGCTTGGAAAAGAAGGCATCGCAGAAATGAACCTTCACCCGGCAGGCCGGGCCGTCTTTGACGGAGAACGCATCAATGTGATTACCCACGGCGAATTCATAGAAAAAGGCTCCGGTGTAAAAATCACCGAAGCCCATGGGAATCGCATCGTCGTAGAAAAAGCCTAA